TGGAGCAGCCTGCCTAGGCCCAGACACTGCATCCGGGCCTGGGAGGGACACGTACCAGCATTGTTGGCTGGCAACCAGGACAGAGTCTATGTATTCCAGTGACCTCATCCCACTTCACAGACTTGACTCACAGGTAGGGGCAGTTTCTCGGGCCTCTGCACGCACACTGATCCTGCCTCcgccctccctgcccttcccactTCACCACTGGGTGAGGCCTGTCTGGACACACATGTCACCTGGCTGAGGGTAAAGCTGAGATGCTCTTGGGCAGAGTGAAAGGACAGGTATGGGACAGACAGCCAGCGCCTGCCTCCTCTGACCCAAGGGGCCACGCTGGGCCTGTGCCTCGCCACAAGCTCAGTTCACAAGGAAAGAGTGGTTTTCCCATTCCTGGGGAACCCAGAGAGCTCCATGGTGGGACTGAGGGGCCctggctgccccagcccagctctggagAAGGGGAAGCCCGCCCTGCCCGGGCCCGCTAGCCCCTAGGGCAGGTCCAGCAGAGCGTGCTCGGCGTAGAGCTTCTGGGAGATGTTGTAGACGTGCTCAATGAAGGGCAGGGCCTCCCCCAGCATCTCCACAGCCTGCTCGGGGGACCCCACGTTCATGGCTTCTAGGAAGACCTTGCGTGTGGGCAGCGTGCAGAAGGCCACAGTGACAGCCCGGCGGATGATCCAGGGGTGGTAAGCAGCCAGCGAGGCATTGTAGGAGTCGGTGCAGAGCGTGGCAGTGCGCGCGTCCTCAGGGCTGGTGCGCAGACTTTCCAGGAAAAGCTGTAGCCAGCGCAGAGCGCGGTGCAGCCGGAGCATTGTCCGGCAGCCTGAGTCGGGGTGGCGCGAGCGCCGGTCCAGGTCCACCAGCTGGTTGCCCATCTCGTAGGCTACCATAGACTGTAGGCTTCTGTAGTGCTCCCGCTGTGGGCTGCTGCACAGGCGCTCCATGATCTGTAGCTTCATCACAACATCCTTGGAGACAAACGAGAAGATGCTGCCCAGACTGTTCAGGAACCTACGAGAAGGGAAGCAGGAACTCAACCTGGGGTGTAAGGAAGACcgcccctgcctcctggggcacaTGTCCacctgggggcagaggcaggaaggctTGGTGCTGCCTGCCAGGCGGCAACTGAGAACAGCTGACTGACAGTGGGCAGACACATGCCTCGTGCATGCACGTGCAGGTCCTACACACGGGAAGTATGGCCGGGAAAGCCCCACCTTTGGGCTAGCCCCAAAGGGCAGTGGCCCTTTGCACGCACCTGACCAGCCCCCTCCAGCCTTCGAGGTAGCAGTCCAGCAGCACCTCTTCCTTCTCGTTGAGACATTGCTTGAAACCGACTAGGACGACTTTCAGATTGAAGTCTGAC
This genomic interval from Equus quagga isolate Etosha38 chromosome 5, UCLA_HA_Equagga_1.0, whole genome shotgun sequence contains the following:
- the CPTP gene encoding ceramide-1-phosphate transfer protein, which codes for MDDSESDFNLKVVLVGFKQCLNEKEEVLLDCYLEGWRGLVRFLNSLGSIFSFVSKDVVMKLQIMERLCSSPQREHYRSLQSMVAYEMGNQLVDLDRRSRHPDSGCRTMLRLHRALRWLQLFLESLRTSPEDARTATLCTDSYNASLAAYHPWIIRRAVTVAFCTLPTRKVFLEAMNVGSPEQAVEMLGEALPFIEHVYNISQKLYAEHALLDLP